DNA from Acidobacteriota bacterium:
AGGCTCGCCATCGTTCGGGCCTACCTCGGAACCTTCCCGTTCGTCTCGTTCTAGTTCTCTTCCAGCGCGGCGTCGGGGTTCTCGGCCACGAAGAGCTGGAAGGCCCGGCCGATCGCCTCCATGATCTGCGCGTCCAGCTCGTCGCTCAGCTTGCCCTCCGCGCGGATCCGGTCGCGGAGCTCCGGTTCCTCGTTCACGAAGTGCCGGTGCATGAAGTCCTCGAAGGGCCGCACCGCCTCGACCTTCAGGTCGTCGAGCGCGCCGCGGGTGCCCGCCAGGATCGAGAGCACCTGGTCCGCGATCGACAGCGGCGCGTACTGCCCCTGCTTGAGAAGCTCGACGAGCCGCTCACCGCGCGCCAACTGCTGCAGCGTGACGCGGTCGAGGTCGGAGCCGAACTGGGCGAAGGCCGCGAGCGACCGGTACTGCGCAAGGTCGAGCCGCAGGGTGCCGGAGTTCTTCCGCATCGCGCCGATCTGCGCGTTGCCGCCGACGCGGCTGACCGAGATGCCGACGTTGACCGCGGGCCGCACGCCGGAGAAGAAGAGGTCGCCCTCGAGGAAGATCTGGCCGTCCGTGATCGAGATCACGTTGGTCGGGATGTAGGCCGAGACGTCGCCGGCCTGGGTCTCGATGATAGGCAGCGCCGTAAGCGAGCCGCCGCCATTGGCTCGCGACAGCTTCGCCGCCCGCTCGAGCAGCCGGGAGTGGAGGTAGAAGACGTCGCCCGGGTAGGCCTCGCGGCCCGGCGGACGCCGGAGCAGCAGGGAGACCTCGCGGTAGGACGCGGCCTGCTTCGAGAGATCGTCGTAGATCACCAGCGCGTGCTGGCCGTTGTACAGGAAGTACTCGCCCATCGCGCAGCCCGCGTACGGCGAGATGAACTGGAGCGGCGCCGGCTCGGAGGCCGAGGCGGAGACGACGATCGTGTGCTCCATCGCGCCGTTGTCCTCGAGTGTCTTGACCACCTGGGCGACGGTCGAGCGCTTCTGGCCGATCGCGACGTAGACGCAGATCACGTCGCCGCCCTTCTGGTTGATGATCGCGTCGACGGCGACGGCCGTCTTGCCGATCTGCCGGTCGCCGATGATCAGCTCGCGCTGGCCGCGGCCGATCGGGATCATGGAGTCGATCGCCTTGATCCCCGTCTGCATCGGCTCGGACACCGGCTCGCGGTCGACGACGCCGGGGGCGATCCGCTCGAGCGGGTAACTGTCGGCGGCCTCGATCGGCCCCTTGCCGTCGACCGGGTTGCCGAGCGGATCGACCACGCGGCCGACCATCGCCGGTCCCACCGGCACCTCCATGATGCGGCCGGTGCGGCGGACCTCGTCGCCCTCGTCGACCAGGCGGGACTCGCCCATCAGCACGGCGCCGATCTGGTCCTCTTCGAGGTTCAGCGCCAGCCCGTAGACGTCATTCGGGAACGCCAGCAGCTCGCCGGCCATCGCCTGCTCCAGCCCGTAGACGCGGGCGATGCCGTCACCGACGCTCAGTACGGTGCCGACCTCGGCGACGTCGACCTCGGCCTCGTAGCCCGCCAACTGGCGCTCGAGGACCGCTGCGATCTCATCGGCTCTTACCTGCATGTTCGTTCCACTCCCCTGATAGGTGGCGCTCCGAGGCTGCGGAGCGTCTCCAAATCGTGTCGTTTCTAGGCTTCCGCCGTCGCAGTCGCCGACTCGGCGGTCAATCTGGATTCCAGTACGGCCAACTGGCCCCGAACGCTCGCGTCGTAGCGGTAGCTCCCGAACTGGGCCACGAAGCCGCCGATCAGGCTCGGGTCGACCCGGGCTTCCAGCCGGACCTCGGCGCCGGACAGCTGCTCGAGCGCCTTCTCCAGCCGCGCCCGCTGCTCCTCGTCGAGCTCCTCGGCCGCGGTCACCGTGGCGCTGACCACGCCATGGGCCCGGTCGAGCAACTCGTCGATCGCCTCCAGGATCGCCGGCAGGTGGACCAGGCGGTAGTTGTCGAGCAGCAGCCGCAGCATCCGCTGGGCCAACGCGCCCGCGCCCTGCATGCCGGCGATCTCGTCGACCACGGTGCGCTTGGTCGCCGGCGGCACGCCGGGATTCGAGGCCATGCGGCCCAACCGCGGGACGGCCCGCATCGCCTCCGCGAAGGCGTTGAGTTCATCGCGCGTCGCCTGCGCCGCCTCGAGCGAGCCGGCGGCGCCCATCAGGGCCTGGGCGTAGGGCCTCGCGTACCGGTAGATCATCGTGCGTCGGCTCCGGCCGAAGCGTCGTCCGCCCGGCTTTCCAGGCTGAGCAGTCCGCGGTCGAGAATCCGGCGGCGGGCGGCCGAGTCGACCTCGCGCTCCAGCCGCTCGGCCGCGAGCGAGGTGGCGAGCCGGGCCGCGTGCTGCGCCAGCTCGACCCTGGCGCGGGCCGTGCGGTTCCGGATCTCGGCGCGGGCCTGCTCCAGCATCCGCTCGCGCTCTCTCTCGGCCAGGGCCGCGATCTCGCGCGCGTCGCGTTCGCCTTCCTGCCGGGCGCGCTCGGCCGCCTGGGCGACCTCCGCTTCCAGGGCGGCGAGTTGGTCGTCGAGGCCGGCGTGCAGCTCTTCCGCGTCCGCGCGCTGGCGCCGGGCGGTCATCAGGCTGTCCCGTATCTGGTCCCGGCGATTCTCGAGCGCACTCATTGCCATCGGCCCGACCAGGTAGCCGAGACCACCGAAGAAGACGAGCATGTTGAACCAGGAAAAGACCCAGCGCGGCAGGCCGAGGAAGGTCGTCGACTCGCCGACTTCCGCGCCGAACGCGGCGGCCACGCCGGCGAACAGCGTCCAGAGCAGCGCCAGCGAGGCGACTCTCAGGACCGTGGAGCGCCTCACGAGGGGGCTCCCATCAGCTTCGCGGTCATGTCGGCCGCGAGCCGCTCGGCGCGGGCTTCAAGCGATCGGCGCTGTTCCGCGGTCTCGGCGTCGAGCGCGGCGATCGCCTGCTGGAGTTCGGCATCCGCCTCCTGGCGGGCTTCGGCGACCAGCGTCTCGCGGGCCTGCTGGGCCTCCTTGCGCATCCGGTCGCGGTGCGCGGCGGCCTCGGCGCGGGCTTCCTTCAGCTTCTCGCGCTGCGCCTCGACTCTCGCCTCGACCTCGGCCTGGGCCCGGTCGAACGTCTCCTGGGCGGTCACGATCTCGCTGTCGCGCTCCTTGAGCATGCGCATGATCGGGCGGACGAGGTAGAACCGGACCACCACATAGGTGGCCCAGAAGATCGCCATGATGACCAGGAGGCTGGCGTCGAAATCCACAGCTACTCGTCCCGCGGTCGTCCGGGTCTGTTTCGACGAGCGCAGACCTCTACCAACGCCTGCCAACCTGTCTCGCTCGCGCCCGAAAGCGGCGGTAACGTAACACGGCTGTCAGGGGTGGTCAACGGCCGTTGCGGGCACAGACCGGGCTTCAAGAATGCCGAGCTTCGCGAGCTGCGACCGGCGCTCGGAAGGACCCGGACCAAACGTCGACACTTTCCACTACAGTCGAAAATGTCCACGGGCATTTTCGACTACGGTCGAAAATCTTGGTAGTCTCGCGTGCCGTGGCGACCGCAACCAGGTACCTGGCGGATCAGATCGAGCGAGACCTCGAGCGGAAGATGGTCTTCGTCGCCGGCCCCCGGCAGGTCGGCAAGACGACGCTGGCTCGCAGCCTGCCCGGCGCCGACGACGGCTACCTCAACTGGGACGTCGCCGAGGATCGCGAGCACATTCTGAGACGCGAACTCCCGATCGCCGATCTCTGGGTCTTCGACGAGATCCACAAGTACCGGGACTGGCGGAACTACCTCAAGGGGCTGTACGACGCGCGGGGCGCCGCAGAGCGTCGGATCCTCGTGGTCGGAAGCGCCCGGCTCGACGCCTACCGGTTCGGCGGCGACTCGCTCCAGGGCCGCTTCCATCTCCTCCGCCTGCACCCACTGTCCGCCGCCGAACTCGAGCTGCGAACGGCCGGCGAACTCCGGGATCTGTTGCTGCTCGGCGGCTTCCCCGAGCCCTACTTCGGCGGCAGCGAAGTCGAGGCCCGCAGGTGGTCCCGCGAGCACCGCACGCTGCTGATCCGCGAGGAGGTGACGAGCCTGGAACGCATTCAGGACCTCGGCCGGCTCGAACTACTGATGCTCCGTCTCCCGGAACTGGTCGGCTCGCCGCTCTCGATCAACGCGGTCCGTGAGGATCTGCAGGTAAGCCACAAGGCAGTCGCCGACTGGCTGGGAGCGTTCGAGCGGCTCTACGCGATCTTCCGGCTGTCACCCTTCGGCGCCCCGACGATCCGGGCGGTCAAGAAGCAGCAGAAGCACTACCACGTCGACTGGACCGTCGTGCCGGCGGACGCGCCACGCTTCGAGAACCTGATCGCCTGCCACCTGCTCAAGTGGGTGCATCATCAGCAGGACACCCAGGGTCTCGACCTGGAGCTTCGCTACTTCCGCGACACGGACGGCCGCGAAGTCGACTTCATCGTCACCGACCGCCGGCAGCCTGTGCTCAGCGTCGAATGCAAGTGGGCAGACGGGCGGCTCGACAAGAGCCTCCGCTACTTCAAGGTCCGGTTCCCGGACTGCGAGGCGTGGCAGG
Protein-coding regions in this window:
- a CDS encoding AAA family ATPase, with translation MATATRYLADQIERDLERKMVFVAGPRQVGKTTLARSLPGADDGYLNWDVAEDREHILRRELPIADLWVFDEIHKYRDWRNYLKGLYDARGAAERRILVVGSARLDAYRFGGDSLQGRFHLLRLHPLSAAELELRTAGELRDLLLLGGFPEPYFGGSEVEARRWSREHRTLLIREEVTSLERIQDLGRLELLMLRLPELVGSPLSINAVREDLQVSHKAVADWLGAFERLYAIFRLSPFGAPTIRAVKKQQKHYHVDWTVVPADAPRFENLIACHLLKWVHHQQDTQGLDLELRYFRDTDGREVDFIVTDRRQPVLSVECKWADGRLDKSLRYFKVRFPDCEAWQVSATGTKDFVTPEGIRVAPALELLGRLV
- the atpF gene encoding F0F1 ATP synthase subunit B, which encodes MRRSTVLRVASLALLWTLFAGVAAAFGAEVGESTTFLGLPRWVFSWFNMLVFFGGLGYLVGPMAMSALENRRDQIRDSLMTARRQRADAEELHAGLDDQLAALEAEVAQAAERARQEGERDAREIAALAERERERMLEQARAEIRNRTARARVELAQHAARLATSLAAERLEREVDSAARRRILDRGLLSLESRADDASAGADAR
- the atpA gene encoding F0F1 ATP synthase subunit alpha, encoding MQVRADEIAAVLERQLAGYEAEVDVAEVGTVLSVGDGIARVYGLEQAMAGELLAFPNDVYGLALNLEEDQIGAVLMGESRLVDEGDEVRRTGRIMEVPVGPAMVGRVVDPLGNPVDGKGPIEAADSYPLERIAPGVVDREPVSEPMQTGIKAIDSMIPIGRGQRELIIGDRQIGKTAVAVDAIINQKGGDVICVYVAIGQKRSTVAQVVKTLEDNGAMEHTIVVSASASEPAPLQFISPYAGCAMGEYFLYNGQHALVIYDDLSKQAASYREVSLLLRRPPGREAYPGDVFYLHSRLLERAAKLSRANGGGSLTALPIIETQAGDVSAYIPTNVISITDGQIFLEGDLFFSGVRPAVNVGISVSRVGGNAQIGAMRKNSGTLRLDLAQYRSLAAFAQFGSDLDRVTLQQLARGERLVELLKQGQYAPLSIADQVLSILAGTRGALDDLKVEAVRPFEDFMHRHFVNEEPELRDRIRAEGKLSDELDAQIMEAIGRAFQLFVAENPDAALEEN
- a CDS encoding ATP synthase F0 subunit B, which produces MDFDASLLVIMAIFWATYVVVRFYLVRPIMRMLKERDSEIVTAQETFDRAQAEVEARVEAQREKLKEARAEAAAHRDRMRKEAQQARETLVAEARQEADAELQQAIAALDAETAEQRRSLEARAERLAADMTAKLMGAPS
- the atpH gene encoding ATP synthase F1 subunit delta: MIYRYARPYAQALMGAAGSLEAAQATRDELNAFAEAMRAVPRLGRMASNPGVPPATKRTVVDEIAGMQGAGALAQRMLRLLLDNYRLVHLPAILEAIDELLDRAHGVVSATVTAAEELDEEQRARLEKALEQLSGAEVRLEARVDPSLIGGFVAQFGSYRYDASVRGQLAVLESRLTAESATATAEA